In Stenotrophomonas sp. 610A2, one DNA window encodes the following:
- the tolQ gene encoding protein TolQ yields the protein MIALLLALQATVTEVLPADVSAAAAQTVAQASHGGGINYLDLMIKASIPVKLIVLLLLAGSFISWVIIFRKARVFKAADNEASEFENRFWSGADLGKLYSSATDRNRQVDGLEAIFEAGFREYSRLQGRRAFDGRTQLEGAQRAMRTTYAREVDGLERNLELLANIGSTAPYVGLVGTVFGIMVTMHDMISSGEQAGIASVAPGISEALFATAIGLFVAIPAVWAYNRFTTRVERLSVRYETFAEEFSSILQRQQSGSEE from the coding sequence ATGATCGCTTTGCTTCTGGCCCTGCAGGCCACCGTGACCGAGGTCCTGCCGGCCGACGTCAGCGCCGCCGCCGCGCAGACCGTGGCGCAGGCCAGCCATGGCGGCGGCATCAACTATTTGGACCTGATGATCAAGGCCAGTATCCCGGTCAAGCTGATCGTGCTGCTGTTGCTGGCAGGTTCGTTCATCAGCTGGGTGATCATTTTCCGCAAGGCCCGTGTGTTCAAGGCCGCCGACAACGAGGCCAGCGAGTTCGAGAACCGCTTCTGGTCCGGTGCTGACCTTGGCAAGCTGTATTCCTCGGCCACCGACCGCAACCGCCAGGTTGATGGCCTGGAAGCCATTTTCGAAGCCGGTTTCCGCGAGTATTCGCGCCTGCAGGGCCGGCGCGCCTTTGATGGCCGCACCCAGCTGGAAGGCGCACAGCGCGCCATGCGTACCACCTACGCCCGCGAAGTGGATGGGCTGGAACGCAACCTGGAACTGCTGGCCAATATCGGTTCCACCGCGCCCTACGTGGGTCTGGTCGGCACCGTGTTCGGCATCATGGTGACCATGCACGACATGATCAGCAGCGGTGAGCAGGCCGGTATCGCCTCGGTTGCACCGGGTATCTCCGAAGCCCTGTTCGCCACCGCGATCGGCCTGTTCGTGGCCATTCCGGCGGTGTGGGCCTATAACCGCTTCACCACCCGCGTCGAGCGGCTGTCGGTGCGCTATGAGACCTTCGCCGAGGAGTTCAGCTCCATCCTGCAGCGCCAGCAGAGCGGCAGCGAAGAGTAA
- the ruvB gene encoding Holliday junction branch migration DNA helicase RuvB, with amino-acid sequence MTDDRIIGAGATREDDAADASIRPRTLADYLGQAPVREQMDIYIQAAKARREALDHVLIFGPPGLGKTTLSHVIANELGVALRVTSGPVIEKAGDLAALLTNLQPHDVLFIDEIHRLSPVVEEVLYPAMEDFQIDIMIGDGPAARSIKLDLPPFTLIGATTRAGLLTAPLRDRFGIVQRLEFYSADELTRIVRRSAAILGIDCSAEGAGEIARRSRGTPRIANRLLRRVRDYAQVKAGGHIDQTVAQAAMQMLKVDPEGFDELDRRMLRTLVEYFDGGPVGVESMAAALSEERGTLEDVVEPFLIQQGFLVRTARGRMATSKAYRHLGLKPKAAPAPVDLFAEQRDDE; translated from the coding sequence ATGACTGACGACCGCATCATCGGCGCCGGCGCGACCCGCGAGGACGACGCCGCCGACGCCAGCATCCGCCCGCGCACCCTGGCCGATTACCTCGGCCAGGCACCGGTGCGTGAGCAGATGGATATCTATATCCAGGCCGCCAAGGCACGCCGCGAGGCGCTGGATCATGTGCTGATCTTCGGCCCGCCCGGGCTGGGCAAGACCACGTTGAGCCACGTCATCGCCAACGAGCTGGGCGTGGCGCTGCGTGTCACCTCCGGCCCGGTGATCGAAAAAGCCGGTGATCTGGCCGCGCTGCTGACCAATCTGCAGCCGCATGACGTCTTGTTCATCGACGAAATCCACCGCCTCTCGCCGGTGGTCGAGGAAGTGCTGTACCCGGCGATGGAAGACTTCCAGATCGACATCATGATCGGCGACGGCCCGGCCGCGCGCTCGATCAAGCTCGATCTGCCGCCGTTCACCCTGATTGGCGCCACCACCCGTGCCGGCCTGCTGACCGCGCCGCTGCGCGACCGCTTCGGCATCGTGCAGCGGCTGGAGTTCTATTCGGCCGATGAACTGACCCGCATCGTGCGGCGTTCCGCGGCCATCCTTGGCATCGATTGCAGTGCCGAAGGCGCCGGCGAGATCGCCCGCCGCTCGCGCGGCACCCCGCGTATCGCCAACCGGCTGCTGCGGCGCGTGCGCGATTACGCGCAGGTCAAGGCCGGTGGGCATATCGACCAGACGGTGGCGCAGGCGGCGATGCAGATGCTCAAGGTCGATCCGGAAGGCTTCGATGAGCTCGATCGGCGCATGCTGCGAACCCTGGTGGAATATTTCGATGGCGGCCCGGTCGGGGTCGAATCGATGGCGGCGGCCCTTTCCGAGGAGCGCGGCACCCTGGAAGACGTGGTTGAGCCCTTCCTGATCCAGCAGGGCTTCCTGGTGCGCACCGCCCGCGGGCGCATGGCCACCAGCAAGGCTTACCGCCATCTGGGCCTCAAACCCAAGGCTGCACCGGCTCCGGTGGACCTGTTCGCGGAGCAGCGCGATGACGAATGA
- the ruvA gene encoding Holliday junction branch migration protein RuvA, translating into MIGRLRGILAYKAPPWLVIDVNGVGYELEAPMSTFYDLPDVGREVILFTHYAQKEDSVSLYGFLREGERRLFRDVQKVSGIGAKIALAVLSGASVDEFARLIQTGDVTALTRIPGIGKKTAERMVVELRDRAANFTGGGAPIAGQLGADAVSEATVALQQLGYKPAEAAKMARDAGAEGDDVATVIRKALQAALR; encoded by the coding sequence ATGATCGGTCGCCTGCGCGGCATCCTCGCCTACAAGGCCCCGCCGTGGCTGGTGATTGACGTCAATGGCGTCGGTTATGAGCTGGAGGCGCCGATGAGCACCTTCTACGACCTGCCCGATGTCGGTCGCGAGGTGATCCTGTTCACCCATTACGCGCAGAAGGAAGACAGCGTCTCGCTTTATGGCTTCCTGCGCGAGGGCGAACGGCGGCTGTTCCGCGACGTGCAGAAGGTCTCGGGCATCGGCGCCAAGATCGCGCTGGCGGTGTTGTCCGGGGCCAGCGTCGACGAGTTCGCGCGGCTGATCCAGACCGGCGATGTCACCGCGCTGACCCGGATCCCGGGTATAGGCAAGAAGACTGCAGAGCGCATGGTGGTCGAGCTGCGTGACCGTGCGGCCAATTTCACCGGTGGCGGCGCCCCGATTGCTGGCCAGTTGGGCGCCGATGCGGTGTCCGAGGCGACAGTGGCGTTGCAGCAACTGGGCTATAAACCGGCGGAGGCCGCCAAGATGGCGCGCGATGCCGGTGCCGAGGGCGATGATGTCGCCACGGTCATCCGTAAAGCGCTGCAGGCAGCGCTGCGTTAA
- the tolA gene encoding cell envelope integrity protein TolA, whose amino-acid sequence MHADALPPPHDNRNEWGLPVVLALLVHLLVAAIFIIAWVWSPSRSTEAAAGDPALEANMQLSAAEASAARQALRASEKLPDLPEPVEEAQPEPVPEDTVPPPQPIPEPRPQDAPTPQQHNAQERIAQPDNVDQERVSALAISQEKARQEQEAKRRQEQIDLTERKRVEEAEQKLRLAKQQEEADRKKLADQQRQASEAQAEQERQQKIAEIRRKREQAEREAKLAEQRLRQVADARARAQATATSSGSSGPSTPSPGQGGTSNDLTAKYAAAIQQAVVAQWTRPDNVPNGTRCRILIKQLPGGGVASAEVQPGCAMDAAAQDSIERAVLRAQPLPFRGYETVFRRELLFTFTAQD is encoded by the coding sequence ATGCACGCTGACGCACTGCCACCGCCGCACGACAACCGCAACGAGTGGGGCCTGCCGGTCGTATTGGCCCTGCTGGTACATCTGTTGGTGGCGGCTATCTTCATCATTGCCTGGGTATGGTCGCCTTCGCGCAGCACCGAGGCTGCCGCTGGTGATCCGGCGCTTGAGGCCAACATGCAGCTGTCCGCCGCCGAAGCCTCGGCCGCGCGGCAGGCCCTGCGTGCCTCGGAAAAATTGCCGGATCTGCCCGAGCCGGTGGAAGAAGCCCAGCCCGAGCCGGTGCCGGAAGACACCGTGCCGCCGCCGCAGCCCATCCCCGAGCCCAGGCCGCAGGACGCCCCGACCCCGCAGCAGCACAACGCCCAGGAGCGCATTGCCCAGCCGGACAATGTGGACCAGGAGCGGGTGAGTGCGCTGGCCATCTCGCAGGAAAAGGCCAGGCAGGAGCAGGAAGCCAAGCGTCGCCAGGAGCAGATCGACCTGACCGAGCGCAAGCGCGTGGAAGAGGCCGAGCAGAAACTGCGCCTGGCCAAGCAGCAGGAAGAGGCCGACCGCAAGAAGCTCGCCGACCAGCAGCGCCAGGCCAGTGAGGCCCAGGCCGAGCAGGAGCGCCAGCAGAAGATCGCCGAGATCCGCCGCAAGCGCGAGCAGGCCGAGCGCGAAGCCAAATTGGCCGAGCAGCGTCTGCGCCAGGTGGCCGACGCGCGCGCCCGTGCGCAGGCAACGGCGACCAGCAGCGGTAGCAGCGGTCCGAGCACGCCGTCGCCGGGGCAGGGCGGCACCAGCAACGACCTCACCGCCAAATATGCTGCTGCGATCCAGCAGGCGGTGGTTGCGCAGTGGACCCGGCCTGACAATGTCCCCAACGGCACCCGTTGCAGGATCCTGATCAAGCAGTTGCCAGGTGGCGGTGTGGCCAGCGCCGAGGTGCAGCCGGGTTGCGCGATGGACGCGGCAGCGCAGGATTCAATCGAGCGTGCCGTGCTGAGGGCACAGCCGCTGCCGTTCCGGGGTTACGAAACGGTGTTCCGGCGCGAACTGTTGTTTACATTCACCGCTCAGGATTGA
- the tolR gene encoding protein TolR, translating into MTAAIPRRKRRKLKSEINVVPYIDVMLVLLIIFMVTAPLLTLSFEVDLPSSTAKALESKQDPIVVSVRADGQMSLKLPEAKDPQAMDAAALQAQLSALASQDKELRVIVAADKSVAYEKVMDAMDVIKAAKIEKVGLATDAR; encoded by the coding sequence ATGACCGCCGCCATTCCCCGCCGCAAGCGCCGCAAGCTCAAGTCCGAGATCAACGTCGTGCCGTATATCGACGTCATGCTCGTGCTGCTGATCATCTTCATGGTGACCGCGCCGCTGCTGACCCTCAGTTTCGAGGTCGACCTGCCCAGTTCCACCGCCAAGGCGTTGGAGAGCAAGCAGGACCCGATCGTGGTCTCGGTCCGTGCCGACGGCCAGATGAGCCTGAAACTGCCCGAAGCCAAGGACCCGCAAGCCATGGACGCTGCCGCGCTGCAGGCGCAGTTGAGCGCCTTGGCCTCGCAGGACAAGGAACTTCGCGTGATCGTGGCTGCCGACAAGAGCGTGGCCTATGAAAAGGTCATGGACGCCATGGACGTGATCAAGGCCGCGAAGATCGAAAAGGTGGGTCTGGCGACCGATGCACGCTGA
- the tolB gene encoding Tol-Pal system beta propeller repeat protein TolB: MKNLSRWLVALTVLLLPFAAAAQQGALEIEITGGNASATPIAVVPMAYQGSAGAPQTDVAAVVRADLDRSGQFRNLPEAQIVERPSRGSEVQYPTWRALKQDFLVVGRVQDAGAGAYRVEYELFDVAKGERMLGLAMTARSSAMRDVAHQMADAIYEKITGVRGAFWTRIAYITASGSGANMRYALMVADSDGYSPQTIVRSAEPLLSPSWSPDGRKLAYVSFERGNSSIYVQDIATGGRELLTSFRGINSAPSFSPDGRRLALALSRSGNPEIYVMDLGSKQLTQLTNHFGIDTEPTWSADGSSVYFTSDRGGRPQIYQVASTGGSASRVTFQGNYNAKASVSFDGKKIAVAQGAGSSYKIAMMDSSLGSPRWSTLSPGSLDESPSFAPNASMVLYAAREGGRGVLYEVSADGRVRQRLVLADGDVREPAWGPYRTAR; this comes from the coding sequence ATGAAGAATCTGTCACGCTGGCTGGTCGCCCTTACTGTTCTGTTGTTGCCGTTCGCGGCTGCGGCACAGCAGGGCGCTTTGGAAATTGAAATCACTGGTGGCAACGCCTCGGCAACCCCGATCGCGGTAGTGCCGATGGCCTACCAGGGCTCGGCCGGTGCCCCACAGACCGACGTGGCCGCCGTGGTGCGTGCCGACCTGGACCGTTCCGGCCAGTTCCGCAACCTGCCCGAAGCGCAGATCGTTGAGCGCCCGAGCCGCGGCAGCGAAGTGCAATACCCGACCTGGCGCGCGCTGAAGCAGGATTTCCTGGTTGTCGGCCGGGTACAGGACGCCGGTGCCGGCGCCTACCGCGTGGAATACGAACTGTTCGACGTGGCCAAGGGCGAGCGTATGCTCGGCTTGGCGATGACCGCCCGTTCCAGCGCCATGCGTGACGTCGCCCACCAGATGGCCGATGCCATCTACGAGAAGATCACCGGTGTGCGCGGTGCCTTCTGGACCCGCATCGCCTACATCACTGCCAGCGGCAGCGGCGCCAACATGCGCTACGCGCTGATGGTGGCCGATTCCGATGGCTACAGCCCGCAGACCATCGTGCGCTCGGCCGAGCCACTGCTGTCGCCGAGCTGGAGCCCGGACGGCCGCAAGCTCGCCTACGTCAGCTTCGAGCGCGGCAACTCCTCCATCTATGTGCAGGACATCGCCACCGGTGGCCGTGAGCTGCTGACCAGCTTCCGCGGCATCAACAGTGCGCCGTCGTTCTCGCCGGACGGCCGCCGCCTGGCGCTGGCCCTGTCGCGCAGTGGCAACCCGGAAATCTACGTGATGGACCTGGGCAGCAAGCAGCTGACCCAGCTGACCAACCACTTCGGCATCGACACCGAGCCGACCTGGTCCGCCGATGGCAGCTCGGTGTACTTCACCTCCGATCGCGGCGGCCGCCCGCAGATCTACCAGGTGGCGTCCACCGGTGGCAGCGCCAGCCGGGTGACCTTCCAGGGCAACTACAATGCCAAGGCCAGCGTATCCTTCGACGGCAAGAAGATCGCCGTTGCGCAGGGTGCCGGCAGCAGCTACAAGATCGCGATGATGGACAGCAGCCTGGGTTCCCCGCGCTGGAGCACGCTGTCGCCGGGCTCGCTGGACGAATCGCCGAGTTTTGCGCCCAATGCGAGCATGGTGCTGTACGCCGCTCGTGAAGGTGGGCGTGGGGTGTTGTATGAAGTGTCGGCCGATGGACGGGTGCGTCAGCGCCTGGTGCTGGCTGATGGCGATGTGCGCGAACCGGCATGGGGTCCGTACCGCACCGCGCGTTGA
- the ruvC gene encoding crossover junction endodeoxyribonuclease RuvC, with protein sequence MTRILGIDPGSQRTGVGIIDIDANGRARHVHHAPLVLLGAADFPQRLRLLAHGLHALIEEFQPQEVAIEKVFMAKNADSALKLGQARGAAVCAVVMRDLQVSEYAATEIKLAVVGRGGAEKQQVQHMVGLMLNLQGKLQADAADALAVAITHAHVRATANRLGVDVRQAWSRK encoded by the coding sequence ATGACCCGCATCCTTGGCATTGATCCCGGCTCGCAACGCACCGGCGTCGGCATCATCGACATCGACGCCAATGGCCGTGCCCGCCACGTCCACCATGCGCCTTTGGTGCTGCTGGGGGCGGCGGATTTCCCGCAGCGTCTGCGGCTGCTGGCGCACGGGCTGCACGCCTTGATCGAGGAGTTCCAGCCGCAGGAAGTGGCGATCGAGAAGGTGTTCATGGCCAAGAATGCCGATTCGGCGCTGAAGCTGGGTCAGGCGCGTGGCGCGGCAGTGTGTGCGGTGGTGATGCGCGACCTGCAGGTCAGCGAATACGCCGCCACCGAGATCAAGCTGGCCGTGGTCGGCCGCGGCGGCGCGGAAAAGCAGCAGGTGCAGCATATGGTGGGTTTGATGCTGAACCTGCAGGGCAAATTACAGGCAGATGCCGCCGACGCACTGGCGGTGGCCATTACGCATGCGCATGTCCGCGCCACGGCCAACCGGCTGGGAGTGGATGTGCGCCAGGCTTGGAGTCGGAAATGA
- a CDS encoding potassium transporter Kup yields the protein MSHASSTSESSTQGHGHGHGGAAGGMALVVGAIGVVFGDIGTSPLYTLKEAFSPHYGLNSDHDTVLGVLSLAFWALNMVVTLKYVTIIMRADNDGEGGIMALMALAQRTLRNGSRSAYVVGILGIFGASLFFGDGVITPAISVLGAVEGLEVAAPGLSHFVVPITLVVLAAVFAAQRFGTEKVGKVFGPVMTIWFLSLAAIGIWNVIAAPEVLKAFNPLWAARFFMEHGWHGVFILGAVVLAVTGGEALYADMGHFGAPPIRHAWYFFVLPCLVLNYLGQGALVLQRPDAVANPFFEAVPGWALIPMILLATAAAVIASQSVITGAFSVSRQAMQLGYIPRMRILHTSHDTIGQIYIPGINWGLAVMVFGLVLAFRSSSNLAVAYGISVSGTMLIDTLLLALVARVLWPRARHAIIALCVVFLFIDLGFVIANGAKLLQGAWFPLVLGLVLFTMMRTWRRGRELLRDEIRKDGIRLDTFLPGLMLAPPVRVPGTAVFLTADPTVVPHALMHNLKHNKVLHERNVFLHVETLPMPYAADGQRLRIDSVGDEFYRVYVRYGFMETPDIPLALMRSCDHGGIYFDPMDTTFFASRETIVASANRGMPIWRDKLFAFMHRNAAPATGFFRIPGNRLVELGAQVEI from the coding sequence ATGTCCCACGCTTCCTCCACGTCTGAATCTTCAACTCAAGGCCATGGCCACGGTCACGGCGGTGCCGCCGGCGGCATGGCGCTGGTCGTCGGTGCCATCGGCGTGGTGTTCGGCGATATCGGCACCAGCCCGCTGTACACCCTGAAGGAGGCGTTCTCGCCGCACTACGGCCTCAACAGCGACCACGACACCGTACTCGGCGTGCTGTCGCTGGCGTTCTGGGCCTTGAACATGGTGGTCACGCTCAAGTACGTGACCATCATCATGCGCGCCGACAATGACGGCGAGGGCGGCATCATGGCCTTGATGGCGTTGGCCCAGCGCACCCTGCGCAACGGCTCGCGATCAGCCTATGTGGTCGGCATTCTCGGCATTTTCGGTGCTTCGCTGTTCTTCGGTGACGGCGTGATCACGCCCGCAATTTCGGTGCTGGGCGCAGTCGAAGGCCTGGAGGTCGCGGCGCCGGGCCTGAGCCATTTCGTCGTGCCTATCACCCTGGTGGTGCTGGCTGCGGTGTTCGCCGCGCAGCGCTTTGGTACCGAGAAGGTAGGCAAGGTGTTTGGCCCGGTGATGACAATCTGGTTCCTGTCGCTGGCCGCGATCGGCATCTGGAACGTGATTGCCGCACCGGAGGTGCTCAAGGCCTTCAACCCGCTGTGGGCGGCACGCTTCTTCATGGAGCATGGCTGGCACGGTGTCTTCATCCTCGGCGCGGTGGTGCTGGCGGTAACCGGTGGCGAGGCGCTGTATGCGGACATGGGCCACTTTGGTGCGCCGCCGATCCGCCATGCCTGGTATTTCTTCGTGCTGCCGTGCCTGGTGCTCAACTACCTGGGGCAGGGCGCGCTGGTGTTGCAGCGTCCGGATGCGGTGGCCAATCCGTTCTTCGAGGCGGTGCCGGGCTGGGCGTTGATCCCGATGATCCTGCTGGCGACGGCGGCGGCGGTCATTGCCAGCCAGTCGGTGATCACCGGTGCGTTCTCGGTGTCGCGCCAGGCCATGCAGCTGGGTTACATCCCGCGCATGCGCATCCTGCATACCTCGCACGACACCATCGGCCAGATCTACATCCCGGGTATCAACTGGGGCTTGGCAGTGATGGTATTCGGGCTGGTGCTGGCCTTCCGCAGCTCCAGCAACCTGGCCGTGGCCTATGGCATCTCGGTCTCGGGCACGATGCTGATCGATACCTTGTTGCTGGCACTGGTGGCGCGGGTGCTGTGGCCGCGTGCGCGCCACGCCATCATCGCCTTGTGCGTGGTGTTCCTCTTCATCGACCTGGGCTTCGTGATCGCCAATGGCGCCAAGCTGCTGCAGGGCGCCTGGTTCCCGCTGGTGCTGGGCCTGGTGCTGTTCACGATGATGCGCACCTGGCGGCGTGGCCGCGAGCTGCTGCGGGATGAGATCCGCAAGGACGGTATCCGCCTGGACACCTTCCTGCCGGGCCTGATGCTGGCACCGCCGGTGCGGGTGCCGGGTACGGCGGTGTTCCTGACTGCCGACCCGACCGTGGTTCCGCATGCGTTGATGCACAACCTCAAGCACAACAAGGTGCTGCACGAGCGCAATGTGTTCCTGCACGTGGAAACCCTGCCGATGCCGTACGCGGCCGACGGCCAGCGCCTGCGCATCGATTCGGTGGGCGATGAGTTCTACCGCGTCTATGTCCGCTATGGCTTCATGGAAACCCCGGACATCCCGCTGGCGCTGATGCGCTCCTGCGACCACGGCGGCATCTATTTCGACCCGATGGATACCACCTTCTTCGCCAGCCGCGAGACCATCGTGGCCAGCGCCAACCGTGGCATGCCGATCTGGCGCGACAAGCTGTTCGCCTTCATGCACCGCAACGCGGCACCGGCTACCGGCTTCTTCCGCATTCCGGGCAACCGGCTGGTGGAGCTGGGCGCGCAGGTGGAAATCTGA
- a CDS encoding esterase/lipase family protein — translation MALQNSPRPRVLILHGIWNTRSWLLPLAWRLRTQGFVVDTFGYASVFGGPEQAVPQLVRRLRAHGPVSLVGHSLGGLVALEALRRAPELEVPRVVCLGSPLRGSGTARSLAEHGWLAALGRSGDLLLHGLPDWQGQAEVGLIAGSVAHGLGAMMGALDGESDGTVGLAETRLPGLADHCVVPVSHSGLVLSPEVATLTAGFLRRGRFAPAAAVSGQ, via the coding sequence ATGGCATTGCAGAACTCCCCGCGCCCCCGTGTCTTGATCCTGCACGGCATCTGGAACACCCGCTCCTGGCTGCTGCCGCTGGCGTGGCGCCTGCGCACGCAGGGCTTCGTGGTGGATACGTTTGGTTACGCCAGCGTGTTCGGTGGTCCGGAGCAGGCGGTGCCACAGCTGGTGCGGCGTCTGCGCGCGCACGGCCCGGTATCCCTGGTCGGGCACAGCCTGGGCGGTCTGGTCGCTTTGGAGGCATTGCGGCGGGCGCCGGAGCTGGAAGTGCCGCGCGTGGTCTGCCTCGGTTCACCGCTGCGCGGCAGTGGCACCGCCCGCTCATTGGCCGAACATGGCTGGTTGGCGGCCTTGGGGCGCAGCGGCGACCTGCTGCTGCATGGTTTGCCCGATTGGCAGGGGCAGGCCGAGGTTGGCCTGATCGCAGGTTCGGTGGCGCATGGGCTGGGCGCGATGATGGGAGCGCTGGATGGCGAATCCGATGGCACCGTGGGCCTGGCCGAAACGCGCCTGCCGGGCTTGGCTGACCATTGCGTGGTGCCGGTCAGCCATAGCGGGCTGGTGTTGTCGCCCGAGGTGGCCACGCTGACTGCAGGCTTCCTGCGCCGGGGTCGGTTTGCGCCGGCAGCTGCCGTCAGCGGCCAATGA
- a CDS encoding YebC/PmpR family DNA-binding transcriptional regulator, producing the protein MGRGPSIEGRKNANDAKRGKIFTKIIREISVAARGGGGDPNNNPRLRVAMDKGLAANMTKDVIERAIKKATGELEGVEYEEVRYEGYAPGGIAVIVDCLTDNRVRTVADVRHAFSKCGGNMGTEGSVSFMFKRLGVLSYAPGADEEAITEAAIEAGADDIAVYPEDGSIDVITAPEAFQAVKDAMAAAKLVPDHSEITFRADNDVAVDADTAVQVKKLLDMLEDLDDVQDVYSNVDQAGLERV; encoded by the coding sequence ATGGGTCGAGGTCCTTCCATCGAAGGTCGCAAAAACGCGAATGACGCGAAGCGCGGCAAGATTTTCACCAAAATCATCCGGGAGATCAGCGTTGCTGCCCGCGGTGGTGGAGGCGACCCAAACAACAACCCGCGTCTGCGCGTGGCGATGGACAAGGGCCTGGCTGCGAACATGACCAAGGATGTCATCGAGCGCGCGATCAAGAAGGCCACCGGTGAGCTGGAAGGCGTGGAGTACGAGGAAGTGCGCTACGAGGGCTACGCCCCGGGCGGCATCGCCGTGATCGTCGACTGCCTGACCGACAACCGCGTGCGTACCGTGGCCGACGTACGCCATGCCTTCAGCAAGTGCGGCGGCAACATGGGCACCGAAGGCTCGGTGTCGTTCATGTTCAAGCGGCTGGGTGTGCTGAGTTATGCCCCCGGTGCAGATGAGGAAGCCATCACCGAGGCGGCGATCGAGGCAGGTGCCGACGATATCGCGGTCTATCCAGAAGACGGTTCGATCGACGTCATCACCGCACCGGAAGCCTTCCAGGCGGTGAAGGACGCGATGGCCGCCGCCAAGTTGGTGCCGGACCACAGCGAGATCACTTTCCGGGCCGACAACGACGTCGCCGTCGATGCCGACACCGCCGTGCAGGTGAAGAAGCTGCTGGACATGCTCGAAGACCTGGACGATGTGCAGGACGTGTATTCCAACGTCGACCAGGCAGGCCTGGAGCGGGTCTGA
- the ybgC gene encoding tol-pal system-associated acyl-CoA thioesterase has protein sequence MTNESRFSWPTRIYWEDTDAGGVVYHARYVAFMERARTEWMRALGYGQEAMRCGDGQVFVVRAMNLNFLKPAKLDDALTTTVELLQCRRASLLMAQAVMREDQVLATAQVRLAAVGARDFRPQALDDTLYAVLKPLQTQPA, from the coding sequence ATGACGAATGAGTCTCGGTTCAGTTGGCCGACACGCATTTACTGGGAAGATACCGACGCTGGCGGCGTGGTGTACCACGCCCGCTACGTGGCCTTCATGGAGAGGGCAAGGACCGAATGGATGCGCGCCCTCGGCTATGGTCAGGAAGCCATGCGTTGCGGTGACGGCCAGGTATTCGTGGTCCGTGCCATGAACCTGAATTTCCTGAAGCCGGCCAAGCTGGACGATGCGCTGACCACCACGGTGGAACTGCTGCAGTGCCGGCGGGCCAGCCTGCTGATGGCGCAGGCGGTGATGCGCGAGGACCAGGTGCTGGCGACGGCACAGGTCCGCCTTGCCGCCGTCGGTGCCCGCGACTTCCGTCCGCAGGCGCTGGATGACACGCTTTACGCAGTACTGAAACCCCTTCAAACACAACCCGCTTAA